CAGGGGCAACGCCAACCGACCAACACGGATACGGGATCCGGCGAAAACCCCGGCCATAGAAAGTCCCCGCTCGATCAACCTGCATCCGAAGGCCGCATCTGCCGCCGCAGTTGCAGCGCCCGCGGCGTGACGCGCAGCAATTCCGCCGCACGGCTCGTCGATCCGGCGCGACGCTCCGCCAGCTCGACGGCGAGCGTCTCCGCGATCTGCCCGATGTTCTTCAATCCGAGTCCGGCATTGAGCGCGCCTTCCACCGCGAGGGCAAACGCCTGCTCCCAACCAGGCGTCGCGCCGGCCGCGCAGACATCGCCGAGACAGCCGGTGCTCAGCACGCGAAAGCCGCGCTGCCGGTCCGCGAGCCGCAGCACCACATTGCGCAGCTCGCGCACATTGCCCTGATAATCAGCCGCGACGAGCCGCTGCATCACTTCGGGCATGACCTGCGGCGCGGCATCGCTGTGTTCGGCCAGAAAGTGCGCGACCAGCAACGGGATGTCGTCGCGACGTTCGGCGAGACTCGGCGCGCGCACGGTCCATCGCGCGATGCGGAAGTACAGGTCGTTGCGAAAACGCCCCGCGAGCACTTCGCCTTCGAGATCGCGATTGGTCGCGCAGATGAGCCGGAAGTCCGACTTGCGCCACACATCCTCGCCGATGCGCTTGTACGTGCGCTCCTGGATCACGCGCAAGAGACGCGCTTGCAGACGCGGCTCCAGTTCGCCGATCTCATCGAGAAAGAGCGTGCCGCCGTCGGCCATCGCAACGGCGCCGTCGCGTGCCGACACCGCGTGCGTGAACGCGCCCTTCGCGTGACCGAACAGCTCGCTGCCCGACAGTTCGGGACTCAGGGTCGTGCAATCGACGACGACGAACGGGCCGCGCCTGCGCACCGGATCGAGATCGTGCACGAGGCGCGCGAGCAGTTCCTTGCCGCAGCCGCTTTCGCCGAGCAGCAGGCACGCGCCGTCGCCGAAGCGGCCGATTTCCGCGACCGAGCGCAACGTATTGCGCCAGATCGCCGATGCGCCGACTGCGCGCTCGCGCAGCCACTCCGCATCGAGGATCGACTCCATTTCAGCAAGACGATCGACACGTCGCGCGATTTCATCGAGCAGCATGTCTTCGTCGTCGGCGAGGACCATGTCGCACAGCGACGCGGGCCACCAGGCTTCGGGCTGGCAGTCGGCGCGCGTAGCCGGCGTGCAACCGACGATGAAGCCCGCCGGCAATGGATGACGCCGCAGCCAGCGCGCGGCGGCATCGGCGACGCAGTTGCCTTGCGCGATCACGACGACCACGAACGGGCCGTCGCCGGTCGCGCTCGCTTCGAGCTCGTCGGGCAGGCCGCGCTCGCGCAACGCCGCATGCAGCGCGCGGGGATCATCGTGATGCAGAACGAGGCGCATCTCGGCCGGACCGGCAAGCCGCGCCGCGTCAACCGAGCCTGAAGTGCGTCACCGCGTGAGTCGGAACCGCGTCGTCGTGCCGCGCGATGCGCGTATTGGTGGATGCCGGCGTGTGTCGCATGAGAACCTCGCATTCGGTCGTCATGCACGCATGCATGCGCCCGGATTCGAGCAGCAAGACAGGGAGCGCCGGCGTGCGAACGCGGCGCGCAAGTCTTCACTCGAATTGATCGATGCCCGAAGGAGGGTT
The Caballeronia sp. NK8 genome window above contains:
- a CDS encoding sigma 54-interacting transcriptional regulator, with translation MRLVLHHDDPRALHAALRERGLPDELEASATGDGPFVVVVIAQGNCVADAAARWLRRHPLPAGFIVGCTPATRADCQPEAWWPASLCDMVLADDEDMLLDEIARRVDRLAEMESILDAEWLRERAVGASAIWRNTLRSVAEIGRFGDGACLLLGESGCGKELLARLVHDLDPVRRRGPFVVVDCTTLSPELSGSELFGHAKGAFTHAVSARDGAVAMADGGTLFLDEIGELEPRLQARLLRVIQERTYKRIGEDVWRKSDFRLICATNRDLEGEVLAGRFRNDLYFRIARWTVRAPSLAERRDDIPLLVAHFLAEHSDAAPQVMPEVMQRLVAADYQGNVRELRNVVLRLADRQRGFRVLSTGCLGDVCAAGATPGWEQAFALAVEGALNAGLGLKNIGQIAETLAVELAERRAGSTSRAAELLRVTPRALQLRRQMRPSDAG